GGCGGCACGGCTCGACTTGTTGTCGCCGCCCTCGAACGGCGGGACGAAGTCCGGGGTGTAGGGGAGGGACGGGTCGCAGCGCACGCCGTAGTAGTTCTGCACACGGCGCTCGGTGGGCAGGCCGTTGTCGTCCCAGCCCATCGGGTAGAACACGGTCTTGCCGCGCATGCGCTCGTATCGCGCCTTCACGTCGGTGTGGGTGTACGAGAACACGTGGCCGATGTGCAGGCTGCCGGAGGCCGTCGGCGGCGGGGTGTCGATCGAGTACACGCCCTCACGGCCGGCCTGTGCCGCACGCAGGCGGTCGAACAGGTACGTCCCCTGCTCCGCCCACGCGGAGTCCCACTTCGCTTCGAGGCCTTCGAGAACGGGCTTGTCGGGAATCTGGTTCTGCGTCGATTCGGATGCAGGCATGGAAGGTCTCCTCGAACGATGTATGCGGCACTGTGTGAGCGTGCCTGAGTGTGGGTGTGCCGATCAGTCTACCGAGCGTCCCGGAGAGCGGCCGACCTGGCATATCGACCCAGTCCAACAATTCGCCGTAGGATGGGATCACCCCGACCCGCTCTTTCTGAGGAATCGTCATGCCCGCACACCCCGCGCGCCGCCTGCTGCCCTTCGCCGCGCTCGCCGCCACCACCGCTCTGGTGCTGAGCGCCTGCGCCACCCCCGGTTCCGACGGGGACGGCGGAGAGCTCGTCTGGTCCATCGAGGGGGCGAACCTCTCGGCCGGGCACATGGATCCGCAGGTGAGTCAGCTCGACGTCTCCGGCATGGTGCAGCGGGCGGTGCTCGACTCGCTCGTGTTCCAGGAGGACGACGGATCCTTCTCACCCTGGCTCGCGAAGGACTGGACCGTCTCGGACGACAGCACCGAGTACACGTTCACTCTCCGCGACGACGTGACCTTCACCGACGGTGAGAAGTTCGACGCCGCCGCGGTCAAGGCGAACTTCGACCGCATCGTCGACCCCGAGACCGCGTCCGCGCAGGCGGCCAGCATGCTCGGCGCCGACTTCTACGAAGGCACCGAAGTCGTCGACGAGCACACGGTGACGGTGACCTTCACGCAGCCGTACGCACCCTTCCTGCAGGCCGCGAGCACGCCGCAGCTGGGCTTCTACTCGCCGGCCGTCCTCGAGACCTCGGCGGACAAGCTGAAGGCGGGCGGGCCCGACATCACCGTCGGCACCGGTCCGTTCGAACTCACCGAGTACACCCCGGATCAGGAGATCGTCTACACCCGCAACGACGACTACGCGTGGGGGCCGCACGATACGAAGGCCCCGAAGTTCGAGACGCTCCGCGTGGAGATCCAGCCGGAGGCCGCCGTCCGCACCGGCGTGGTGACGAGCGGTGAGGCCGACCTCGCCAGCAACATCCCGCCGAACCTCGCGAAAGACCTCGGCGACGGCATCACGGTCGACTCGATCGAGTACCCCGGTCTGCCGTACTCGCTCTACCTGAACGAGAAGTACGGGGTGTTCGCCGACGAGAAGGTGCGTCAGGCGTTCGCTCGCGGCATCGACATCGACGCCGCCGTGGAAGAGATCTACTTCGGCCAGTTCCCGCGTGCATGGAGCATCCTCGGTTCGACGACCCCGGGCTACGACGCGTCGCTCGAGGGCAGCTGGCCGTTCGACCAGGACGCCGCGAACACGCTCCTAGACGAGGCCGGGTGGACCGCACGCGACACCGACGGCATCCGGATGAAGGACGGCGAGCGGCTCTCGGTGCGATGGATCGCCTGGACCCCGGTGCCGGATGACCGTGCCGCTCTCGCGAACGCGATCCAGTCCGATCTCAAGGGGATCGGCTTCGAGGTCGAGCGCGAGGTGCTCGAGCCCGGGGCGTACAACGAGCAGTACGAGCCGAAGACCTTCGACCTCACCGACTGGGGTTTCTCGGGCGTCGACCCCGATCTGCTGCGCAGCCACCTGCACACCGACGGATTCCAGAACGCGTCGCAGGTGAGCGACCCGCAGATCGACGCACTGCTGGAGCAGGCCGTCGCGACCAGCGACCAGGATCAGCGCAATGAGCTGTACACGCAGCTGCAGCAGTGGAACGCCGAGTACACGGCCATCGTGCCGCTCTACAGCCCCTCGGCGATCACGGCTGTCGGCGACCGCGTCGAGGGCCTGCAGTACGACCTCTACGGTCGGCCGCTGTTCTACGATGTGACGGTCGGCTGAACCACCGGCTGAGCGGAGGGCACGAGTGGTGAAGACTGCTCTCGTCCGCATCGCCGGCCTCGCCGCCTCCGTCGTGCTCGTCCTGTGGGGTGCGGCGACCGTCGCCTTCCTCGCGTTCCGGGTGGTCCCCGGAGACCCGGTGTCGGTGATGCTGGGACCCCAGGCGCAGGTGAGTGAAGCGGTCAAGGACGGCATCAGGGCCGATCTCGGGCTCGATCGACCACCGTTCGAGCAGTACCTCGGCTTCATCGGTCAGCTCGCGCGGGGCGACCTGGGGGAGTCGTACCAGCTGCGGATGCCCGTGACGGAGGTGATCGGGCGTCAACTCGGTGCGACGGTGCAGCTGTCCGTGCTGGCGCTGCTGATCGCGGTCGTCCTCGCGCTCGCCGTGGCGGTGTTCGTCCGCGGGCAGGTCGGACGCACGGTCGCCGCCGGTATCGAGCTGGTCATCCTCTCCTCGCCGGTGTTCTGGATCGGGCTCGTCCTGCTCAGTGTCTTCGCCTTCGGGCTGGGCTGGTTCCCGGTGTCGGGTGCCCGTAACCCCGCCACCCTCGTGCTGCCGGCGATCACTCTGGCGCTTCCCGTGGCTGCGCTGCTGAGTCAGGTGCTACGCGACGGACTGGTGCAGGCGGAGCGCATGCCGTTCGCCGAGACCGTCCGGGCCCGTGGTGCGAGCCCTTCGTGGTTCACGCTGCGGCACGGGCTCAGACACGGCGCGGCTTCCGGCGTCACCCTGACCGCGTACCTCACGGGATCCGTCCTCGGGGGTGCCGTGCTCGTGGAGACCGTGTTCGCACGTCCGGGTCTGGGCAGGGTCACGCTCGCCGCGATCAACGACCGCGATCTTCCCGTCATCACGGGCATCATCCTGCTGAGCGCCCTGGCGTTCGTCGTGGTGAACCTCGTCGTCGAGCTCGTGCATCCGCTTATCGATCCCCGGGTGGTCGCGGCTCCGTCTCGAGGCACCCGTCGAGGCACCCGTCGAGGCACCCGTCGAGGCACCCGTCGAGGCACCCGTCGAGGCACCCGATGAAGCGGGCGCAACGCGTGCTGCTGTGGGCCGCCGTCGCCGTCCTCGCCGTGATCGCGTTCTCGGCGCTCTGGCCCGCTGCCCTCGCGACCCACGACCCTCTCCAGACGGAGGTGCGCTCCGCCCTGCTCCCGCCGAGCGCGGAGCACCTGTTCGGCACCGACCAGAGCGGGCGCGACGTCTACTCCCGGGTCGTCTACGGAGCCGGACGCTCCCTCGGCATCGGACTGCTCGCGACCGTCGTCGCCCTCACGGTCGGTCTGCTCCTCGGAGCCTTCGCGGGGGTCGCGCCGCGGGGCGTCGACGCCACGGTGATGCGGGTGAACGACATCCTGATGGCCTTTCCCGAGTTCCTCGTGGCGCTCGTCGTCGTCGCGGTACTCGGCCCGGGGACGGTGAACATCGCGATCGCGGTGACGCTGGCGGCGGTTCCCGTGTACATCCGACTGGCACGGGTGCAGACGCAGACCCTCCGGGCCGCCGAGCACGTGGAGGCTGCGCGCATCCTCGGGGTGCCGCGAGCGACGGCCTTCCTGCGGCACGTCGCTCCCGGTGTGCTCGGCGCGCTGAGCGTGCTGGCGACGATCGGCATCGGGTCGAGCATCCTCGCCGCGGCGGGGCTCAGCTTCCTCGGGCTCGGGCCGTCCGAGCCGACACCGGAGTGGGGGCTGATGCTGGCGGGCGGCCGCAACGTGCTCGGGCAGGCATGGTGGATCTCGGTCTTCCCCGGCATCGCGATCACCCTCACCGTCGTCTCGGCGACCGTCGTCGGGCGCATCCTCCGCGCGCGCGGAGACGGGAGGACGGCATGAGCGCTGCACTGCAGGTGCGGGGTCTGCGCATCTCCTTCGAGGGTGAGCCGGTCGTGGACGACGTGTCCTTCACCGTCGACCGCGGAGAGTGCATCGCGATCGTGGGGGAGTCCGGGGCGGGCAAGTCCCTCACGGCACGCGCACTGCTGGGTCTGACTCCCGCGGGGGCCGACGTCGCGCTGGATGAGCTCATCGTGGACGGCACCGACACCGCCGGGCTCACGGAGCACGCGTGGCGTGCGGTGCGCGGCGCCGGGATCGCCCTCGTCTCCCAGGATGCACTGGTCTCTCTCGATCCTCTGCGACGGATCGGGACCGAGATCGCCGAGCCGCTGCTCCTTCATCGGCTCGTCCGCGGACGCGCGGAGCGGGCGGCTCGGGTGCGGGATCTCCTGCGGAAGGTGTGGATGCCGGATCCCGACCGCCGTGCCCGCCAGCACCCGCACGAACTCTCCGGGGGCCTGCGGCAGCGCGCGCTCATCGCTTCCGCGCTCGCTGCGGTTCCGGCCGTGCTGGTGGCGGATGAGCCGACGACCGCTCTCGACGCGACCGTGCAGGCGCGGATCCTCGGGTTGCTGCGCGAGATCACGGATGCCGGAACAGCTCTCGTGTTCATCAGTCATGACTTCGCGGCCGTCCGCCGGATCGCCGACCGCGTCCTGGTGATGAGGGGCGGCGTCATCGTGGAGTCCGGGCCGGTGGCCGAGGTGCTCGAGAATCCACGGCACGAGTACACGAAGCAGCTCCTCACGGCCACGATCCACGAACCGCGAGCCTCGGTCCCCGCCGACTCGCCGCCGGTGCTGATCGCGGACGGGGTGTCACGGAGCTTCGGCACGGTGCCTGCGGTCATCGACGCCTCGTTCACGCTGAAGGACGGGCGGACGCTCGGCGTCGTCGGCGAATCGGGGTCGGGCAAGACGACGCTGGCCCGCATGATCGTCGGCGTCGACGCACCGGACTCCGGCTCTCTGCAGTGGACCACCGAGCGCAGGGTGCAGCTCGTGCACCAGAATCCGCTCGGGGCGTTCGACCCGCGCTGGACGATCGGCCATTCGCTGCGTGAGGCGCTGGAAGCCGGGGGAGTGCCTCGCGCTCAGCGGCCGGCGCGCGTAGCCGGGCTCCTCGCCGAGGTCGACCTCGCCCCGGAACTCGCCGAGCGGCGTCCGAGCGCGCTCTCCGGCGGGCAGCGGCAACGCGCGGCCATCGCGAGGGCGCTCGCCGCGGATCCGCAGGTGCTCGTGCTCGACGAACCCGTCTCGGCGCTCGATCCGTCGGTGCGGGAGCGGGTGCTGCGGGTGCTCGCACGGTTGCAGCAGGAACGGCAGCTGACGATGATCTTCGTCTCGCACGACCTCGACGTGGTCGGAGCGGTCGCAGACGAGGTGCTGGTGATGCAGGACGGGCGGATCGTCGAGCAGGGCACCACCGCGGCGGTGTTCGCGACGCCTCAGCACCCGTTCACTCGGGAGCTGCTCGATGCCGGCGGCGCTGCCGATCGTTGACCGGCCGTCAGTCCTTGATCTGGATGCCGATGCCCGCCGCGATCACCGGAGCGAGCTGCTGCACCTGGAACGAGGTGAGGGTGGCCCCGCGGAGGCTGTTGGCATCGAGGAACGCGACGGCGTCGAGGCCGCGCAGATCCAGGTCTTTCGCCCGCATGCCTCGGGAATCGACCTCCTCGGTCGACGTGGAGGTGAATCGCACGCGGGTGAGCTCGGCCTGGGGCATGTCGATCGTGCGGATGGTGCACTCCGAGATCTCGAGGTCGGTGACCTTCGACGCGCCGAGGTTCAGGTAGTCGATGCGCACGTCGCGCAGGTCGAGTTCCGAGATACGCGCCTCGCTCAGGTCGAGCGTGCCGATGCGTCCTCCGCTGATCCGCATCCGCCGCACTCCGGCGTCCCGCAGGCGGAGTGAGGCGATCCGCGCGCCCGACATGTCGACGTCGATGACGGTCGCTCCGGTGAGATCGACGGCGTCGGCATCGGCCCTCACGGCGCACTGTTCGAGCGTCGCGTAGGCGAGGTCGACGGTGCCGGTGAGGTCGAGGCTCGACCCCAGGATGTCGGCACTGCGCGCAGCGGCGGCCTGCTCGAGGACGGACGGGAGGTCGGGAGCGGTCACGCGGGGCGGGGCCGGTGATTCCGAGGTGCGGGCCATCCTTCGAGGGTAGGTGCTGCCACGGACAGCGTCGGAGGTCGGATGCCGCGTACACTGGAGGGACGAGCATCGATCCGGCCATCACCGGGGAGCTCTCGGAAGAACGGTGCGGCCCCCGGGCGGTGCTCAGTAGAACCGAGCGGGGCAGGCCCGTCACAGCCGCAGTGAGAGTGGTCGCGTCGCACGGCGTGGCACGCGAGGTGGTACCGCGGTCCGTGAGGGTCGTCCTCGCAGGAGCATCCGCCACGACGAACACTGCGAGACACGATGACCTACCCCCGTTCCTCCTTCGGCCCCGCCGCCGACTCCGTCGCGCCCAGCCCCCGCTTCCCGCAGATCGAGGAAGAGGTGCTCGCGTTCTGGAAGTCCGACGACACCTTCCGCGCCTCGATCGAGCAGCGTGAGGGCGCACCGGAATGGGTGTTCTACGACGGTCCGCCGTTCGCGAACGGCCTGCCGCACTACGGACACCTCCTGACCGGCTACGCCAAGGACGTCTTCCCGCGCTTCCAGACCATGACCGGCCACAAGGTCGATCGGGTCTTCGGATGGGACACCCACGGTCTGCCGGCCGAGCTCGAGGCCATGAAGCAGCTCGGCATCACCGAGAAGTCGGAGATCGAGGACATGGGCATCGACGTCTTCAACGCGAAGGCGAAGGACTCGGTGCTCACGTACACGCGCGAGTGGCAGGACTACGTCACCCGCCAGGCGCGCTGGGTCGACTTCGACCGCGGCTACAAGACGCTCGACCTCGGGTACATGGAGAGCGTGCTCTGGGCGTTCAAGACCCTGTACGACAAGGGCCTCGCGTACGAGGGATACCGCGTCCTGCCGTACTGCTGGCGAGACGAGACGCCGCTCAGCGCCCATGAGCTGCGCATGGACGACGACGTGTACCAGATGCGCCAGGATCCGTCCGTCACGGTGACCTTCCCGCTCACGGGAGCCAAGGCCGAAGCGCTCGGACTCACGGGCGTCCGTGCCCTCGCCTGGACGACCACGCCTTGGACCCTGCCGACCAACGTCGCGCTCGCCGTCGGTCCCGACATCGAGTACGTGGTGCTCCCCGCGGGACCGGCAGGTGCCGCCGACGTCCATCAGACGGCGGGGACCGAGGATGCCGCCATCGAGTCCTCCGCACATCGCTACCTCCTCGCCCGTGACCTCCTCGGCGGCTATGCCAAGGACCTCGGCTACGAGAGCACCGAGGACGCGCTCGCCGCGGTGGACGCGACCGTGCGTGGCGCGCAGTTGCAGGACGTCACGTACGACCGCCTCTTCGACTACTACGCCGACGCCGAGACCTACGGCACCGAGAACGCCTGGCGGATCCTGGTCGACGACTACGTCACCGTGAGCGACGGCACGGGCATCGTCCACCAGGCTCCGGCCTACGGTGAGGACGACCAGCGGGTCGCGGGCGCTGCCGGCATCCCCACGATCCTCTCGCTGGACGACGGTGGCCGGTTCCTCCCGAACGTCACCGATGTCGCGGGTCAGTTGTGGATGGAGGCGAACACGCCGCTGGTGCGCCTGATCCGGGAGCACGGCCGCCTCATCCGGCTCCAGAGCTACGAGCACTCGTACCCCCACTGCTGGCGCTGCCGGAACCCCCTGATCTACAAGGCCGTGTCGAGCTGGTTCATCCGGGTGACCGACATCAAGGACGACCTGCTCGCGAACAACGAGCAGATCACCTGGGTGCCCGAGAACGTCAAGCACGGACAGTTCGGCAAGTGGCTCGAGGGCGCCCGCGAC
Above is a window of Microbacterium aurugineum DNA encoding:
- a CDS encoding ABC transporter substrate-binding protein produces the protein MPAHPARRLLPFAALAATTALVLSACATPGSDGDGGELVWSIEGANLSAGHMDPQVSQLDVSGMVQRAVLDSLVFQEDDGSFSPWLAKDWTVSDDSTEYTFTLRDDVTFTDGEKFDAAAVKANFDRIVDPETASAQAASMLGADFYEGTEVVDEHTVTVTFTQPYAPFLQAASTPQLGFYSPAVLETSADKLKAGGPDITVGTGPFELTEYTPDQEIVYTRNDDYAWGPHDTKAPKFETLRVEIQPEAAVRTGVVTSGEADLASNIPPNLAKDLGDGITVDSIEYPGLPYSLYLNEKYGVFADEKVRQAFARGIDIDAAVEEIYFGQFPRAWSILGSTTPGYDASLEGSWPFDQDAANTLLDEAGWTARDTDGIRMKDGERLSVRWIAWTPVPDDRAALANAIQSDLKGIGFEVEREVLEPGAYNEQYEPKTFDLTDWGFSGVDPDLLRSHLHTDGFQNASQVSDPQIDALLEQAVATSDQDQRNELYTQLQQWNAEYTAIVPLYSPSAITAVGDRVEGLQYDLYGRPLFYDVTVG
- a CDS encoding ABC transporter permease, coding for MKTALVRIAGLAASVVLVLWGAATVAFLAFRVVPGDPVSVMLGPQAQVSEAVKDGIRADLGLDRPPFEQYLGFIGQLARGDLGESYQLRMPVTEVIGRQLGATVQLSVLALLIAVVLALAVAVFVRGQVGRTVAAGIELVILSSPVFWIGLVLLSVFAFGLGWFPVSGARNPATLVLPAITLALPVAALLSQVLRDGLVQAERMPFAETVRARGASPSWFTLRHGLRHGAASGVTLTAYLTGSVLGGAVLVETVFARPGLGRVTLAAINDRDLPVITGIILLSALAFVVVNLVVELVHPLIDPRVVAAPSRGTRRGTRRGTRRGTRRGTRRGTR
- a CDS encoding ABC transporter permease, translated to MKRAQRVLLWAAVAVLAVIAFSALWPAALATHDPLQTEVRSALLPPSAEHLFGTDQSGRDVYSRVVYGAGRSLGIGLLATVVALTVGLLLGAFAGVAPRGVDATVMRVNDILMAFPEFLVALVVVAVLGPGTVNIAIAVTLAAVPVYIRLARVQTQTLRAAEHVEAARILGVPRATAFLRHVAPGVLGALSVLATIGIGSSILAAAGLSFLGLGPSEPTPEWGLMLAGGRNVLGQAWWISVFPGIAITLTVVSATVVGRILRARGDGRTA
- a CDS encoding dipeptide ABC transporter ATP-binding protein, producing the protein MSAALQVRGLRISFEGEPVVDDVSFTVDRGECIAIVGESGAGKSLTARALLGLTPAGADVALDELIVDGTDTAGLTEHAWRAVRGAGIALVSQDALVSLDPLRRIGTEIAEPLLLHRLVRGRAERAARVRDLLRKVWMPDPDRRARQHPHELSGGLRQRALIASALAAVPAVLVADEPTTALDATVQARILGLLREITDAGTALVFISHDFAAVRRIADRVLVMRGGVIVESGPVAEVLENPRHEYTKQLLTATIHEPRASVPADSPPVLIADGVSRSFGTVPAVIDASFTLKDGRTLGVVGESGSGKTTLARMIVGVDAPDSGSLQWTTERRVQLVHQNPLGAFDPRWTIGHSLREALEAGGVPRAQRPARVAGLLAEVDLAPELAERRPSALSGGQRQRAAIARALAADPQVLVLDEPVSALDPSVRERVLRVLARLQQERQLTMIFVSHDLDVVGAVADEVLVMQDGRIVEQGTTAAVFATPQHPFTRELLDAGGAADR
- a CDS encoding pentapeptide repeat-containing protein yields the protein MARTSESPAPPRVTAPDLPSVLEQAAAARSADILGSSLDLTGTVDLAYATLEQCAVRADADAVDLTGATVIDVDMSGARIASLRLRDAGVRRMRISGGRIGTLDLSEARISELDLRDVRIDYLNLGASKVTDLEISECTIRTIDMPQAELTRVRFTSTSTEEVDSRGMRAKDLDLRGLDAVAFLDANSLRGATLTSFQVQQLAPVIAAGIGIQIKD